The genomic DNA GAAAAGATAGGTGCAAGAATACCGAAGGGTGTTCTTTTGGTTGGATCTCCTGGAACGGGAAAGACTTTGCTTGCTAAGGCTGTTGCTGGCGAGGCTGGTGTAAATTTTTTCCATATGTCAGGGTCTGATTTTGTCGAAATGTTTGTAGGGGTTGGAGCAAGTCGTGTTAGAGATTTATTTGATAATGCTAGAAAGAATTCTCCTTGCATTGTGTTTATTGATGAGCTTGATGCTGTTGGAAGGAGTCGTGGTGCTGGACTTGGCGGTGGACATGATGAGAGAGAACAAACTCTTAATCAGTTATTAGTAGAGATGGATGGATTTGGAACATACACTAATGTAATTGTGATGGCGGCAACAAATAGGCCTGATGTGCTTGACTCTGCTCTTCTTAGGCCTGGAAGATTTGACAGGCAGGTAACGGTTACTCTTCCGGATATTAAAGAGAGAGAAGCAATATTAAATATTCATGCACAAAAAACGAAGCTTTCAAAAAATATTAATTTACATGTAATAGCAAGAGCTACTCCTGGTGCTAGTGGTGCTGATCTTGCAAATTTGATTAATGAGGGAGCTTTAATTGCTGCAAGGAATAATCAATCTGAGATTTTCATGAAGGATTTAGAAGAAGCTAGAGATAAAATATTAATGGGTGTTGCCAAAAAATCTATGACTATTACTGATAGGCAGAAGCTTGAAACTGCTTATCATGAAGCAGGACATGCGTTGCTTCATTATTATCTTGAACATGCGGATCCTCTGCATAAGGTTACTATTATACCTAGAGGTAGAGCACTTGGGGTAGCTTTTTCTCTTCCTAAAGAGGATAGGCTTTCAATAAATAAGCATCAAATTCTTGACAAGATTAAGATATGTTATGGTGGTTATGCAAGTGAACAGATTAATTTAGGGTTTACTACGGCTGGTGTGCAGAACGACTTAATGCAAGCTACTAATTTGGCAAAAAAAATGGTTACAGAATGGGGAATGGGAGAAGATGTGGGTCCGATATTTTTAGTGGATGATGATGCACCTATTTTTCTTCCAAAAGAATTTTCTAAATCAAAGGCATATTCTGAGAATACTGCGGATAGGGTAGACAGAGAAGTTAAGAGAATTTTAGAGGAGTGTCTAAAAGAGGCTTCAGATATTTTAATTAAACATAAGGATCAGTTAGTTAAACTTGCAGAAGCTTTGATTTTAAGGGAAACTTTGACAGATAGGGAAGTAAGAGAGCTTTTGGGATTTGATATCATTGAAGATGAATATGAATATGAAAAAAGCATAGAAGAGAC from Borrelia turcica IST7 includes the following:
- the ftsH gene encoding ATP-dependent zinc metalloprotease FtsH, whose product is MNINNNNLNNGKSNNKKKNKNWILGLVIVFLILAIFMSYFMRGGETYKNVPYSTFQTYLDSGLIESVVIIDKSHIQFIVKNSNLGKSYFSTSIPYLDINLLAELKSKRVEVSSGKSQASLISVLLQTLPWILFFVFFFFIFRQTQGGGGKVFSFGKSNAQKYEAGKNKVTFKDVAGQEEAKQELNEVVEFLKNPKKFEKIGARIPKGVLLVGSPGTGKTLLAKAVAGEAGVNFFHMSGSDFVEMFVGVGASRVRDLFDNARKNSPCIVFIDELDAVGRSRGAGLGGGHDEREQTLNQLLVEMDGFGTYTNVIVMAATNRPDVLDSALLRPGRFDRQVTVTLPDIKEREAILNIHAQKTKLSKNINLHVIARATPGASGADLANLINEGALIAARNNQSEIFMKDLEEARDKILMGVAKKSMTITDRQKLETAYHEAGHALLHYYLEHADPLHKVTIIPRGRALGVAFSLPKEDRLSINKHQILDKIKICYGGYASEQINLGFTTAGVQNDLMQATNLAKKMVTEWGMGEDVGPIFLVDDDAPIFLPKEFSKSKAYSENTADRVDREVKRILEECLKEASDILIKHKDQLVKLAEALILRETLTDREVRELLGFDIIEDEYEYEKSIEETKLEIVNG